In a single window of the Lebetimonas sp. JH292 genome:
- a CDS encoding YifB family Mg chelatase-like AAA ATPase has product MKKEGSHFDLPIALSILYHKKDIDLREFLVLGELGLDGKLKDTNTIFPIILSLKPKKVIIPLESAGKVSKIPGIEIYAFSHIKEFEEFAPKKSEKSELNYDSININGKKYYYLNEFKEDFKDVIGQNEAKEAALISAAGFHNILFEGSPGVGKSMIINRMKYILPPMSLEEILEVEKYNSLEGKEVTFKPVRPYRAPHYSSTKAAIFGGGSRGAKIGEIAFANKGILFFDELPYFQKDVLENLRLPLQDKKVLISRVNSKIEYETDILFAAAMNPCPCGNLLSPLKECRCTDLEIRRYKNRISEPLYDRIEIYHQMIEDDSKDTISSKEMFEKVLTAFEMQKGKFNANLEENYQFDLENEAYDILNKAKRNFALSKRSEFNLLKVAKTIANLDKRDKIKKVDLLKALKYRKR; this is encoded by the coding sequence CTGAAAAAAGAGGGAAGCCATTTTGATTTGCCGATAGCTTTAAGTATTCTGTATCATAAAAAAGATATTGATTTGAGAGAATTTTTGGTTTTGGGCGAGCTTGGGCTTGACGGTAAACTTAAAGATACAAATACAATTTTTCCTATAATTTTATCTTTAAAGCCTAAAAAAGTGATAATTCCGCTTGAGAGTGCAGGTAAAGTGTCTAAAATCCCAGGAATTGAAATATATGCTTTTTCGCATATAAAAGAGTTTGAAGAATTTGCTCCAAAAAAAAGTGAAAAAAGTGAATTAAATTATGACTCGATAAATATTAACGGTAAAAAATATTACTATTTAAATGAATTTAAAGAGGATTTTAAAGATGTAATAGGTCAAAACGAGGCAAAAGAAGCGGCTTTGATTTCAGCGGCTGGGTTTCATAATATTTTGTTTGAGGGAAGTCCGGGAGTCGGTAAATCTATGATAATAAACAGAATGAAATATATTCTGCCTCCTATGAGTCTGGAAGAGATACTTGAAGTTGAAAAATATAATTCACTTGAGGGGAAAGAAGTTACATTTAAGCCTGTCAGGCCTTATAGAGCGCCGCATTATTCATCTACAAAAGCAGCAATATTCGGAGGCGGAAGCAGGGGGGCTAAAATTGGGGAAATTGCATTTGCGAACAAGGGGATTTTGTTTTTTGACGAGCTTCCTTATTTTCAAAAAGATGTTTTGGAAAATCTGCGCCTTCCACTGCAGGATAAAAAAGTGTTAATCAGCAGGGTAAATTCAAAAATAGAGTATGAAACGGATATTTTATTTGCGGCGGCTATGAATCCATGCCCCTGCGGAAATTTGTTAAGTCCTCTTAAAGAATGCAGATGCACGGACCTTGAAATCAGAAGGTATAAAAACAGGATAAGCGAGCCTCTTTATGACAGGATTGAAATATATCATCAGATGATTGAAGACGACTCAAAAGATACAATTTCAAGCAAAGAGATGTTTGAGAAGGTTTTAACTGCATTTGAAATGCAAAAAGGTAAATTTAATGCCAATTTAGAAGAAAATTATCAATTTGACTTAGAAAACGAAGCTTATGATATTTTAAATAAAGCCAAAAGAAATTTTGCACTCTCTAAAAGAAGCGAATTTAATTTATTAAAGGTGGCAAAAACCATTGCAAATTTA
- a CDS encoding magnesium chelatase domain-containing protein, producing the protein MEKTIKTKTKKINSATLEGFGAQKVEVESSFTKALPGFSIVGLTSQSIQESKERVKSALLNNDFEFPPLKITISLSPADLNIFNKRLSVWINLEMLLKTGLKEKKK; encoded by the coding sequence GTGGAAAAAACTATTAAAACAAAAACGAAAAAAATAAATTCGGCCACACTTGAAGGATTTGGTGCCCAAAAAGTGGAAGTCGAAAGCTCTTTTACAAAAGCTCTTCCAGGATTTTCCATTGTCGGGCTTACAAGCCAGTCAATTCAGGAAAGCAAAGAAAGGGTAAAGTCCGCCCTGCTTAACAACGATTTCGAATTTCCGCCTCTTAAAATCACTATTTCGCTCTCTCCGGCGGATTTGAATATATTTAATAAAAGATTATCTGTTTGGATTAATTTGGAGATGTTGTTAAAAACGGGTTTGAAAGAAAAGAAAAAATAG
- the tatB gene encoding Sec-independent protein translocase protein TatB, protein MGFSEILFVAVIAIIVLGPEKLPDAMRDLGRLFIKIKKMWRDATADIRRELELEEMKTEMEEYKKQLQELQNKVSGEVNDIKSSLTSLDELTATGNTRDFSDMISSNEKKMDNEKCKMENEGKNNEKLEKNEKKKNNYPFSIINFTLG, encoded by the coding sequence ATGGGCTTTAGCGAAATTTTATTTGTAGCAGTTATTGCTATTATTGTTTTGGGACCGGAAAAGCTTCCGGACGCCATGAGGGATTTGGGAAGACTTTTTATAAAAATAAAAAAAATGTGGAGGGATGCAACGGCTGATATCAGAAGAGAGCTAGAACTTGAAGAGATGAAAACGGAAATGGAAGAATATAAAAAACAGCTTCAGGAGCTTCAAAATAAAGTAAGCGGTGAAGTAAATGATATAAAAAGCTCTCTGACAAGTCTTGATGAACTTACGGCAACAGGAAATACAAGGGATTTTTCAGATATGATAAGCTCCAATGAAAAAAAAATGGATAATGAAAAATGTAAAATGGAAAATGAGGGTAAAAATAATGAAAAATTAGAAAAAAATGAAAAAAAAAAAAATAATTATCCATTCTCCATTATCAATTTTACATTAGGATAA
- the tig gene encoding trigger factor: protein MVEAKKIDSANSIIKANIENQDLEAKKDKIAKQIAKKAKVQGFRVGKVPVKVVKKMYASDIENDAISEAVRDILNEGLKELGIKDMIAEPDVVKFEKGEEKIEVEIKVYSRPEAEIEGYKECVPEIEKIEVSEEEINEELENIAKSMAEVKDSDKEIAEKGDIAVIDFKGYIDGKEMENGSANDYPLELGSNSFIPGFEEQITGMKVGESKKIKVTFPENYGAKELAGKEAEFEVTLKKIQEKIPAEINDDLAKKYLNKEDATLDDLKNHVKELILSRKKAEAFGPKKDEILECLVKKYEIDLPESVVEKELEIMINQEASKMSPAEIKELQENPEKVKELREKLLPEAKERVKLTFLVDAIAKKENVDVSDQELSQVIYYEALMQGQNPQDVIKYYQENNLLPVIKMNMIEEKLLNKLLEDKLEG, encoded by the coding sequence ATGGTTGAAGCTAAAAAAATTGATTCTGCTAATAGTATAATAAAAGCGAACATAGAAAATCAAGATTTGGAAGCAAAAAAAGACAAAATTGCCAAACAAATTGCAAAAAAAGCTAAAGTTCAAGGTTTTAGAGTGGGAAAAGTTCCCGTAAAAGTTGTTAAAAAAATGTATGCAAGCGATATTGAAAATGATGCAATAAGTGAAGCAGTAAGAGATATTTTAAATGAAGGTTTAAAAGAACTCGGAATTAAAGATATGATTGCGGAGCCTGATGTGGTGAAATTTGAAAAAGGCGAAGAAAAAATAGAAGTTGAAATTAAAGTATATTCAAGGCCTGAAGCAGAAATAGAAGGTTACAAAGAATGTGTTCCTGAAATTGAAAAAATAGAAGTAAGCGAAGAAGAAATTAACGAAGAACTTGAAAATATTGCAAAAAGCATGGCTGAGGTGAAAGATTCTGATAAGGAAATAGCCGAAAAAGGCGATATAGCCGTTATTGATTTTAAAGGTTATATTGACGGAAAAGAGATGGAAAACGGAAGTGCTAATGATTATCCTCTTGAGCTTGGAAGCAATTCTTTTATTCCGGGATTTGAAGAACAGATTACCGGAATGAAAGTGGGAGAGAGTAAAAAAATAAAAGTGACTTTCCCTGAAAATTACGGAGCAAAAGAATTAGCGGGTAAAGAGGCTGAATTTGAAGTAACACTTAAAAAAATTCAGGAAAAAATTCCGGCCGAAATAAATGACGATTTGGCTAAAAAATATTTAAACAAAGAAGACGCCACTTTGGATGATCTTAAAAATCATGTAAAAGAGCTTATTTTAAGCAGAAAAAAAGCCGAAGCTTTCGGACCAAAAAAAGACGAAATACTTGAATGTCTGGTTAAAAAATACGAAATAGATTTGCCTGAAAGTGTTGTTGAAAAAGAACTTGAAATAATGATTAATCAGGAAGCCTCAAAAATGAGCCCTGCTGAAATTAAAGAACTTCAGGAAAATCCTGAAAAAGTAAAAGAACTGAGGGAAAAACTGCTCCCTGAAGCAAAAGAGAGGGTAAAACTTACATTTTTGGTTGATGCCATAGCCAAAAAAGAAAATGTTGATGTTAGCGATCAGGAACTCTCCCAGGTAATTTATTATGAAGCTTTAATGCAGGGGCAAAATCCTCAGGATGTAATAAAATATTATCAGGAAAACAATCTGCTTCCGGTAATAAAAATGAATATGATTGAAGAGAAGTTATTAAATAAACTGCTTGAAGATAAATTAGAAGGATAA
- the clpP gene encoding ATP-dependent Clp endopeptidase proteolytic subunit ClpP, giving the protein MSILIPTVIEKTGRGERAYDIYSRLLKDRIVMLQGEINDHVSSIIVAQLLFLEAENPEKDIYLYVNSPGGVVTSGMAIYDTMNYIKPDVATICMGQAASMGAFLLSSGAKGKRFALPHARIMIHQPLGGAQGQATDIEIHAKEILRMKKELNRILAENTGQSLRRIEKDTERDFFMGAEEAMKYGLVDKVLKKRD; this is encoded by the coding sequence TTGAGTATATTAATACCTACAGTAATTGAAAAAACGGGAAGGGGCGAGAGAGCTTATGATATATACTCTCGCTTACTTAAAGACAGAATTGTTATGCTCCAGGGAGAAATTAATGACCATGTTTCAAGTATAATAGTGGCACAGCTTTTGTTTTTGGAAGCAGAGAATCCTGAAAAGGATATTTATTTATATGTCAATTCACCTGGAGGGGTTGTAACAAGCGGTATGGCAATATATGATACCATGAATTATATAAAACCTGACGTAGCAACCATCTGTATGGGGCAGGCGGCAAGCATGGGGGCGTTTTTACTCAGCAGCGGTGCTAAGGGAAAAAGATTTGCGCTTCCTCATGCAAGAATTATGATACATCAGCCTTTGGGAGGAGCCCAGGGTCAGGCTACGGATATAGAAATTCATGCAAAAGAAATTTTAAGAATGAAAAAAGAACTTAATAGAATTTTGGCTGAAAATACAGGGCAGAGCCTTAGAAGAATAGAAAAAGACACTGAAAGAGATTTCTTTATGGGTGCCGAGGAGGCTATGAAATACGGGCTTGTTGACAAAGTGCTTAAAAAGAGAGATTAA
- a CDS encoding diguanylate cyclase domain-containing protein, which produces MLNQQEDKYVTQNVSNSSNNSLENFAKRVFDNLISDGVPPIPYYYKVYFFNELDNENEAFRKQVYELISLEESNDLEKDLEFEIKLKNAFKYSKELLNHVALTYKITKKLKELLGLQLKETAHITNNKALIKLINGFQNNLKIIDERLNREVEEIKNLYSQNVEVLKDIESNSVFDARYGIYNKNYFLNEVRKELNLINKFHHTSSLIMVKIQDDILSKLNSEKSRVLINRSLAKIMLKTSRRTDIVATFEENIFSMLLKHTDVIGAQKTVERLSDTLLNTSVFLEGEELTLKIVAGIVELKENRDVERFIFKALNTLKEAESNKELYSIGKVD; this is translated from the coding sequence ATGCTAAATCAACAAGAAGACAAATATGTAACCCAGAATGTTTCAAATTCTTCTAATAATTCATTGGAAAATTTTGCAAAAAGAGTATTTGACAATCTTATCTCAGACGGGGTTCCCCCCATTCCGTATTATTATAAAGTTTATTTTTTTAATGAGCTGGATAACGAAAATGAAGCGTTCAGAAAACAGGTTTATGAATTAATATCTTTGGAAGAGAGTAATGATTTAGAAAAAGATTTGGAATTTGAAATAAAACTTAAAAATGCTTTTAAATATTCAAAAGAACTTTTAAACCATGTTGCTCTAACATATAAAATTACTAAAAAATTAAAAGAACTGCTTGGTTTACAGCTTAAAGAAACAGCCCACATAACCAACAACAAGGCTTTAATAAAATTGATAAACGGTTTTCAAAACAATTTAAAAATAATCGATGAGCGTCTAAACAGGGAAGTTGAAGAGATTAAAAATTTATATTCCCAGAATGTGGAGGTTTTAAAAGATATCGAAAGTAATTCTGTTTTTGATGCGAGATATGGTATATATAATAAAAATTATTTTTTAAATGAAGTTAGGAAAGAACTTAATTTAATAAATAAATTTCATCATACCAGTTCTCTTATAATGGTTAAAATACAAGATGATATTTTGAGTAAACTCAATTCTGAAAAATCGCGTGTCTTAATCAACAGAAGTCTGGCTAAAATAATGCTTAAAACGTCAAGAAGAACAGATATTGTGGCTACATTCGAAGAAAATATTTTTTCAATGCTTCTTAAACATACCGATGTGATAGGGGCGCAAAAAACAGTTGAAAGACTTTCAGATACGTTGTTAAATACCTCTGTTTTTTTAGAGGGTGAAGAACTTACGCTTAAAATTGTGGCCGGTATAGTAGAGCTTAAGGAAAACAGGGATGTGGAAAGATTTATATTTAAAGCGTTAAATACCCTAAAAGAAGCTGAAAGCAATAAAGAATTATATTCCATTGGAAAGGTAGATTGA
- a CDS encoding EAL domain-containing protein, whose translation MTKEKGEFTYEFFSSQINEQILKYTQTKNLLKTALKNKEFIYHFQPYVDSKSLKIAGAETFLRIKHNNKIIYPNNFIDNAENSGFIKTIEKQMFPKFLEYLQQINIPLSFNISGKSLTDEEHIKNLFKKIRNLPINIELTEREIAGDIEYTKKIFNYFKNKKFKLSIDDFGTGYSSFSYLKDLPADYLKIDISFVRNIENSKKDYAIVETIIDFAHKFDLKTIAEGVENINQLKLLQNAECDYIQGFYFYKPMPFNEFKSLL comes from the coding sequence TTGACAAAAGAAAAAGGAGAATTTACATACGAATTTTTTTCTTCACAAATCAACGAACAGATTTTAAAATATACACAAACCAAAAATCTTTTAAAAACTGCTTTAAAAAACAAAGAATTTATATATCATTTTCAACCGTATGTGGATTCAAAATCTTTAAAAATTGCAGGGGCGGAAACATTTCTTAGAATCAAACACAACAATAAAATAATTTATCCTAATAATTTTATAGATAATGCCGAAAACAGCGGATTTATAAAAACAATAGAAAAACAGATGTTCCCAAAATTTTTAGAATATCTGCAACAGATAAACATACCGCTTTCTTTTAATATTTCAGGCAAATCCTTAACAGATGAAGAGCATATTAAAAATTTATTTAAAAAAATACGCAATTTACCTATAAATATAGAATTAACTGAAAGAGAAATAGCGGGAGATATTGAATATACCAAGAAAATATTCAATTATTTTAAAAATAAAAAATTCAAACTTTCAATTGACGATTTTGGAACGGGTTATTCATCGTTTAGTTATTTAAAAGATTTGCCGGCTGATTATTTAAAAATAGATATATCTTTTGTAAGAAATATAGAAAATTCTAAAAAAGATTATGCCATTGTTGAAACGATTATTGATTTTGCCCATAAATTTGATTTAAAAACAATAGCCGAGGGTGTAGAAAACATTAACCAGTTAAAACTGCTCCAAAATGCCGAGTGTGATTATATTCAGGGATTTTATTTTTATAAGCCTATGCCTTTTAATGAATTTAAATCTCTTTTATAA
- a CDS encoding RluA family pseudouridine synthase: MGFVVKEFEIKNQKILDFLIELGFGMREAKRAIDRGRVSLNGKRVTEKSARGSGILKAIVFEPNGYGLKPVFETTHFAVFDKPSGVAIHPKKLANTKSLLDDVRALWGRDANLVHRLDKETSGLVMASKNKFAESVLKRSFQNKEIKKSYLALIRGHLDKIMTIKKPILANRDENIKVKVMIHPEGKESITIIKPVKKIGDNTLVECDLLTGRQHQIRVHLFSIGHPVVGDPLYGVDNEFADRYLNKQISEEERIKTTGAKRLMLHSYKLEFEFMNNKYIIKSDKLLTKYAQQKVQIF; the protein is encoded by the coding sequence ATGGGTTTTGTAGTTAAAGAATTTGAAATTAAAAATCAAAAAATACTTGATTTTTTAATTGAACTCGGATTTGGTATGCGTGAAGCAAAAAGGGCGATTGACAGGGGCAGGGTCAGTTTAAACGGAAAAAGAGTTACTGAAAAATCAGCAAGAGGCAGCGGTATTCTTAAAGCCATAGTGTTCGAGCCCAACGGTTACGGACTAAAACCTGTTTTTGAAACAACCCATTTTGCTGTGTTTGATAAGCCAAGCGGAGTTGCTATTCACCCAAAAAAGCTGGCTAATACAAAAAGCTTGCTGGATGATGTAAGAGCATTATGGGGGAGAGATGCAAATTTGGTCCACAGGCTTGATAAAGAAACGAGCGGGCTGGTGATGGCAAGTAAAAATAAATTTGCCGAAAGCGTTTTAAAACGCTCTTTTCAAAACAAAGAAATAAAAAAAAGTTATCTGGCCCTAATCAGGGGGCATTTGGATAAAATTATGACTATTAAAAAACCTATTTTGGCAAACAGAGATGAAAATATAAAAGTTAAAGTAATGATTCATCCCGAGGGTAAAGAATCAATAACCATTATAAAGCCCGTTAAAAAAATAGGAGACAATACACTTGTTGAATGTGATTTGTTAACAGGTCGCCAGCATCAGATAAGGGTGCATCTTTTCAGTATAGGCCATCCGGTTGTGGGGGATCCGTTATACGGGGTGGACAATGAATTTGCCGACAGATATTTAAATAAACAGATAAGCGAAGAAGAGAGAATTAAAACAACGGGGGCAAAAAGGCTTATGCTTCATTCTTATAAACTGGAATTTGAATTTATGAATAACAAATATATTATAAAAAGTGATAAATTACTGACTAAATACGCTCAACAAAAAGTGCAAATTTTTTAA
- the def gene encoding peptide deformylase: MAVLDIVTYPNKVLKQISKPVERFDGELHKLLDDMYETMIVKNGVGLAAIQVAVPIRALIIDIGDEEGKQSENSKIEVINPEFLLWEGSQKDTEGCLSVPDYFDEVERYANVKVKYFDRFGKEHIRDAEGLLSVAFQHETDHLDGYLFVERLDYIKRKKFEKEWKKLLKQKRKK; encoded by the coding sequence ATGGCAGTGCTTGATATAGTTACATATCCGAATAAAGTTTTAAAACAGATTTCAAAACCTGTTGAAAGATTTGATGGCGAGCTTCATAAATTATTGGATGATATGTATGAAACTATGATTGTTAAAAACGGTGTCGGGCTTGCCGCTATTCAGGTGGCGGTTCCAATCCGTGCGTTAATAATTGATATCGGGGATGAAGAAGGAAAACAGAGTGAAAATTCTAAAATAGAAGTAATAAATCCTGAATTTTTACTTTGGGAAGGAAGCCAAAAAGATACGGAAGGCTGCCTCAGCGTTCCGGATTATTTTGACGAAGTTGAAAGATATGCAAATGTTAAAGTTAAATATTTTGACAGATTCGGAAAAGAGCATATCAGGGATGCCGAGGGGCTACTCAGCGTTGCATTTCAGCATGAGACAGACCATCTGGACGGATATCTGTTTGTAGAAAGACTGGATTATATAAAAAGAAAGAAGTTTGAAAAAGAGTGGAAAAAACTATTAAAACAAAAACGAAAAAAATAA
- the fliI gene encoding flagellar protein export ATPase FliI, with the protein MPLKNIKSKIGSKKLSLPFGTVKKINSTNLIAVGLNPSIGDIVKIVSSNKEMLGMVTSLDEKSFVVTPFSFLEGFKIGDKVYIDENGMKIPVGERLLGRVVDPFMNPIDSLGKINFETKYPIMKKPISPLKRGMINEVFSTGVKAIDGLLTCGKGQKMGIFAGSGIGKSTLMSMIVKGSDAQVKVIALIGERGREIPEFIEHNLKGDLTNTVIIAATSDDSALMRKYGAFSAMAVAEYFKDRGKDVLFLMDSITRFAMAQREIGLAQGEPPTSKGYPPSSIILLPQLMERAGKEKGKGSITAFFTVLVEGDDTSADPIADQARSILDGHIILNRELTDRGLYPPIDILSSASRVMPNVVDKEHINLAQKFKYLYSMLKENEVLIRIGAYQKGVDPDLDGAINKKEAMENFLRQNPDELYKYEEIFSFLKILL; encoded by the coding sequence ATGCCGCTTAAAAATATCAAATCGAAAATTGGCTCTAAAAAATTATCCCTTCCGTTTGGAACGGTAAAAAAAATAAATTCCACCAATCTGATAGCCGTAGGGCTTAACCCTTCTATAGGGGATATTGTAAAAATTGTCTCATCCAATAAGGAAATGCTCGGGATGGTAACAAGCCTTGATGAAAAATCTTTTGTGGTAACGCCTTTTAGTTTTTTAGAAGGGTTTAAAATAGGAGATAAGGTGTATATTGACGAAAACGGAATGAAAATTCCTGTTGGGGAGAGACTGCTTGGAAGGGTGGTTGACCCGTTTATGAATCCGATTGACTCCCTCGGTAAAATAAATTTTGAAACAAAATATCCTATAATGAAAAAACCTATCTCTCCCCTTAAAAGAGGTATGATAAATGAAGTCTTCTCAACCGGTGTTAAAGCAATAGACGGTCTTTTAACCTGTGGAAAAGGCCAAAAAATGGGTATTTTTGCCGGAAGTGGGATTGGTAAGTCGACACTCATGAGTATGATTGTAAAAGGAAGTGATGCCCAGGTTAAAGTAATAGCCCTGATTGGCGAAAGGGGAAGGGAAATTCCGGAATTTATAGAACATAATTTAAAAGGCGATTTAACAAATACTGTAATTATAGCGGCAACAAGCGATGATTCCGCCCTTATGAGAAAATACGGGGCGTTTTCGGCCATGGCGGTGGCGGAATATTTTAAAGACCGTGGGAAAGACGTACTCTTTTTAATGGACAGTATAACACGTTTTGCCATGGCACAAAGGGAAATAGGCCTTGCCCAGGGAGAACCCCCTACAAGTAAAGGTTATCCTCCAAGCTCAATTATTCTTTTACCTCAACTGATGGAGAGGGCAGGAAAAGAAAAAGGGAAAGGCTCAATTACTGCATTTTTTACCGTATTGGTGGAAGGAGATGACACATCGGCCGACCCTATAGCGGACCAGGCCAGAAGCATACTCGACGGGCATATTATTTTAAACAGGGAACTTACAGACAGGGGGCTATATCCTCCAATAGACATTCTCTCTTCAGCCAGCAGGGTAATGCCAAATGTGGTAGATAAAGAGCATATAAATTTGGCGCAAAAATTTAAATATCTCTATTCAATGCTCAAAGAAAACGAAGTGTTAATAAGAATAGGCGCATATCAAAAAGGAGTTGATCCTGATTTGGATGGAGCCATAAACAAAAAAGAAGCCATGGAAAACTTTTTAAGACAAAATCCCGATGAATTATATAAATATGAAGAGATATTCAGTTTTTTAAAAATTCTGTTATAA